In Nocardia sp. NBC_00403, one DNA window encodes the following:
- a CDS encoding DNA-directed RNA polymerase subunit beta, with amino-acid sequence MFGDTPVSRCIFYRRVCDLPANIDPPSLGRIIMKATHVWALTMPTPLGQAVKHDMGRRGAAVGPIVAHPRSNRWTYLIRPDVPDDVPLFADLFRHNVSVIREGGTVALPSPTPQSGAIRQWIEPPRDTFRPSGLVVIASIRACVAPRRMRAVSHV; translated from the coding sequence ATGTTTGGTGATACCCCGGTATCCCGATGCATCTTCTATCGCCGGGTATGCGACCTGCCCGCGAACATCGACCCGCCGAGTCTGGGCCGCATCATCATGAAGGCAACGCACGTCTGGGCGTTGACGATGCCCACGCCACTCGGGCAAGCCGTCAAACACGACATGGGTCGTCGCGGTGCCGCTGTCGGGCCGATTGTGGCGCACCCACGGTCGAACAGGTGGACGTACCTGATCCGGCCCGACGTACCCGACGATGTGCCGCTGTTCGCCGATCTGTTCCGGCACAACGTCTCCGTCATCCGCGAAGGCGGAACGGTGGCCTTGCCGTCGCCCACTCCCCAGTCGGGGGCCATCCGGCAGTGGATCGAGCCACCGCGTGACACGTTCCGCCCCTCCGGGCTTGTCGTCATCGCATCGATTCGCGCGTGTGTCGCACCACGCAGAATGCGGGCGGTGTCGCATGTTTGA
- a CDS encoding helix-turn-helix domain-containing protein: MTTSSTLPRRILARLLKEKREAAGIGPDAARRAIGVSKQTFWRMETGQPTRINPLFITHLAQMYGVDDRTTDVFLGLTEESQGKGWWHAYGDTIPKHFDLYVGLEDAAKRFSAYQATLLPGLLQTAEYRRAVIWTEYPSMPTNEVERRIEIHTRRLERLESRSNPLEVNVLIDESVLRRLAGSPEIMAAQLAHLAKADRLPNVSVRVVPLAAGLHKGASTGSFILLEFPRHPTAQLTEPPVIYIQGITGSLYLEKADEVDQYRDAYAGIQGVALDEGESRQLIHEIAEELTR; the protein is encoded by the coding sequence ATGACCACTAGTTCGACCCTCCCGCGACGGATACTTGCCCGCCTGCTCAAGGAAAAGCGGGAAGCGGCAGGAATCGGCCCGGATGCCGCTCGTCGAGCGATCGGCGTATCGAAACAGACGTTCTGGAGGATGGAGACCGGGCAACCGACCCGGATCAATCCGCTGTTCATCACGCACCTTGCCCAGATGTACGGCGTCGATGACAGGACGACGGACGTGTTCCTGGGGCTGACCGAGGAATCGCAAGGCAAGGGGTGGTGGCACGCCTACGGAGACACGATCCCGAAACACTTCGACCTCTACGTCGGCCTTGAAGATGCCGCAAAACGGTTCAGCGCGTATCAGGCGACGCTGCTTCCCGGACTGCTGCAAACGGCCGAATACCGCCGAGCGGTGATCTGGACCGAATATCCGTCGATGCCGACCAACGAGGTCGAGCGGCGCATCGAAATCCACACCCGCAGGCTGGAGCGCCTGGAGAGCCGGTCCAACCCGCTCGAGGTAAACGTACTGATCGACGAGTCAGTATTGCGTCGCTTGGCGGGCTCACCGGAAATCATGGCCGCTCAGCTCGCCCACCTTGCGAAGGCAGACCGATTGCCGAACGTCTCGGTCCGAGTTGTGCCACTAGCAGCCGGATTACACAAGGGCGCGAGTACGGGATCCTTCATCCTCCTCGAGTTCCCGCGTCACCCAACCGCGCAGCTCACCGAGCCTCCCGTGATCTACATCCAGGGAATCACGGGCTCTCTCTACCTCGAAAAGGCAGACGAGGTCGATCAATACCGAGACGCCTATGCTGGGATCCAGGGCGTAGCGCTGGATGAGGGCGAAAGCCGACAGCTCATCCACGAGATTGCAGAGGAGTTGACCCGGTGA
- a CDS encoding DUF397 domain-containing protein → MSVDLSGARWFKSSRSSANAECVEVAFLDGGKIGVRDSKNPTGPTLVFTPGEWEAFTSGVHGGEFDSH, encoded by the coding sequence GTGAGTGTCGATCTGTCGGGAGCACGATGGTTCAAGAGCAGCCGGAGTTCGGCTAACGCAGAGTGTGTAGAGGTCGCGTTCCTCGATGGCGGCAAGATCGGGGTGCGTGACTCCAAGAATCCGACGGGCCCAACGCTGGTGTTCACGCCGGGTGAGTGGGAAGCATTCACCTCTGGAGTGCATGGCGGCGAGTTCGACAGCCACTAG
- a CDS encoding DUF397 domain-containing protein, translating to MNVDLSGAKWFKSSRSQGGSECVEVAWLGEGMVGVRDSKNPTGPALVFTPGEWEAFTGGVQDGEFTHP from the coding sequence GTGAACGTTGATCTGTCCGGGGCCAAGTGGTTCAAGAGCAGCCGTAGCCAGGGAGGCTCGGAGTGCGTAGAAGTGGCCTGGCTTGGAGAAGGCATGGTGGGGGTGCGCGACTCGAAAAACCCGACTGGCCCGGCATTGGTCTTCACTCCTGGCGAGTGGGAAGCCTTCACCGGTGGCGTGCAAGACGGCGAGTTCACCCACCCTTAG
- a CDS encoding SDR family oxidoreductase: MSNTKKIAVAGATGRLGRHVVDVLTEQGHEVVAFSRKNGVDIETGAGLVEALDGVEVVIDASSTPSPDKDIATEFFRAAAKNLHEAGQKAGVERLVVVSIIGIDGSVAGYNAAKLAHEAALLEGPLPVQILRAAQFHELVEVMTQWGTQGEVAYLPNMRTQLVAARTVAEALVELAVNPAPESTDGPFPEVAGPQPETMAGAAATLAARVGHPAQIQETSDSANPDREQFENGGLLPGAHAELAGPSFAEWVEANYAAAN; the protein is encoded by the coding sequence ATGTCGAACACCAAGAAGATCGCAGTGGCCGGAGCGACCGGACGGCTGGGCCGCCACGTGGTGGATGTGCTGACCGAGCAGGGCCACGAGGTTGTCGCGTTCTCCCGGAAGAATGGGGTCGATATCGAGACCGGCGCGGGACTGGTCGAGGCGCTCGACGGGGTCGAGGTGGTCATCGACGCGTCCAGCACGCCGTCCCCCGACAAGGACATCGCGACGGAGTTCTTCCGTGCCGCTGCCAAGAACTTGCACGAGGCGGGGCAGAAGGCCGGCGTCGAGCGATTGGTCGTGGTGTCCATCATCGGCATCGATGGTTCCGTCGCGGGCTACAACGCCGCCAAGCTCGCCCATGAGGCGGCGCTGCTGGAAGGGCCGCTGCCGGTGCAGATCCTGCGGGCCGCGCAGTTCCACGAGCTGGTCGAGGTCATGACCCAGTGGGGAACCCAGGGCGAGGTGGCGTACCTGCCGAACATGCGCACCCAGCTGGTTGCCGCCCGCACGGTCGCGGAGGCCCTCGTCGAGCTGGCCGTCAACCCGGCACCGGAATCGACCGACGGACCGTTCCCCGAGGTCGCGGGCCCGCAGCCGGAGACGATGGCGGGCGCCGCCGCAACGCTGGCCGCCCGCGTCGGCCACCCGGCCCAGATCCAGGAGACCAGCGACTCGGCCAACCCGGACCGCGAGCAGTTCGAGAACGGCGGCCTGCTGCCCGGCGCGCACGCCGAGCTCGCGGGCCCCAGCTTCGCCGAATGGGTCGAGGCCAACTATGCGGCGGCCAACTGA
- a CDS encoding TetR/AcrR family transcriptional regulator has product MATPHEPKQDRSRATRQRLLEATIDCLAETGWVAATVAVVAERAGVSRGAAQHHFPTREDLITAALEYMFDTRTDQARAEAETVAAVADGVARTEAVVAGLVESYTSPLFKAALQVWTHAAADPALRERIVPLEAKFGRISHRRAVAALGVDDTDPVAHHLVQATLDLARGLGLADVLTDDSARRKEIVHQWAATLHAALNAPR; this is encoded by the coding sequence ATGGCGACACCCCACGAACCCAAGCAGGACCGCAGCCGGGCCACCCGGCAGCGGCTGCTGGAGGCGACCATCGACTGCCTTGCCGAAACCGGCTGGGTCGCCGCCACCGTCGCGGTCGTTGCCGAACGGGCCGGGGTGTCGCGTGGTGCGGCACAGCACCATTTTCCGACCCGGGAAGACCTGATCACCGCCGCACTCGAGTACATGTTCGACACCCGGACCGACCAGGCTCGAGCGGAAGCCGAGACGGTCGCCGCCGTCGCCGACGGCGTCGCCCGCACCGAAGCCGTGGTCGCCGGTCTGGTCGAGTCCTACACGAGTCCGCTGTTCAAAGCCGCACTTCAGGTGTGGACCCACGCCGCGGCCGACCCGGCCCTGCGCGAGCGAATCGTCCCTCTGGAAGCCAAATTCGGCCGTATCTCCCACCGCCGCGCGGTGGCGGCCCTCGGCGTCGACGACACCGACCCCGTCGCCCACCACCTGGTGCAGGCAACCCTCGACCTGGCCCGCGGCCTGGGCCTGGCCGACGTCCTCACCGACGACTCCGCGCGCCGCAAGGAAATCGTCCATCAGTGGGCGGCCACCCTGCATGCCGCCCTGAACGCGCCCCGCTGA
- a CDS encoding enoyl-CoA hydratase family protein, translated as MTETSTAPYVRYEVRDGFAVLTLDSPHNRNALSSKLVAELLKGLDDAAADPAVRGIVLAHTGNTFCAGADLTEASNVDPAVAADERTRVMIGVLRGIVEIPKPVIAQIDGNVRAGGMGIVAACDIVVAGPGSSFALTEVRIGLAPFMISLTLLPRLSPRAAGRYYLTGEKFGAEVAEQIGLVTVTAADPAAEVARLSAELRKGSPQGLAEAKRLVNAAILAEFDVSAEELAKRSASFFGTPEVREGMTAFLQRRPPSWAE; from the coding sequence ATGACCGAGACATCCACCGCGCCGTACGTGCGCTACGAGGTCCGTGACGGCTTCGCGGTACTCACGCTCGATTCACCGCACAACCGCAACGCGCTGTCCTCGAAGCTGGTCGCCGAGCTGCTGAAGGGCCTCGACGACGCGGCGGCCGATCCGGCGGTGCGGGGAATCGTGCTCGCCCACACCGGCAATACCTTCTGCGCGGGTGCCGACCTGACCGAGGCGAGCAACGTCGATCCGGCCGTGGCCGCCGACGAGCGCACCCGGGTGATGATCGGTGTGCTGCGCGGAATCGTCGAAATTCCGAAACCGGTGATCGCGCAGATCGACGGCAATGTGCGTGCCGGTGGTATGGGCATCGTCGCCGCCTGCGACATCGTGGTCGCTGGGCCCGGCAGTAGTTTCGCCCTCACCGAGGTGCGAATCGGGCTGGCGCCGTTCATGATTTCGCTGACCCTGCTGCCGAGGCTCAGCCCACGCGCGGCCGGCCGCTACTACCTCACCGGTGAGAAGTTCGGTGCCGAGGTCGCCGAGCAGATCGGTTTGGTCACCGTCACCGCCGCGGATCCGGCGGCCGAGGTGGCGCGGCTGTCCGCGGAGCTGCGCAAGGGGTCCCCGCAGGGCCTCGCCGAGGCCAAGCGGCTGGTGAACGCGGCAATCCTGGCCGAGTTCGATGTGTCGGCCGAGGAGCTCGCCAAACGTTCCGCGAGCTTCTTCGGAACCCCTGAGGTGCGCGAGGGCATGACGGCCTTCCTGCAGCGCCGCCCACCGAGCTGGGCAGAATAA
- a CDS encoding acyl-CoA dehydrogenase family protein — protein sequence MSFIETEEQKALRAAVAALASKYNYRDYVLPKARKNEPLTELWDEAGKLGFLGVNLPEEYGGGGAGMYELSLVMEELAAQGAGLLLMVVSPAICGTIISKFGTDAQKQEWLTKLADGSGKMVFGITEPDAGSNSHQITTTARRDGEDWILNGRKIFISGVDQAEAVLIVSRTEDHKTGKLKPALFIVPTDAEGFQKTPQEMDIIEPDHQFTLFLDDVRLPATALVGREDAALMQLFSGLNPERIMGAAMAVGMGRYAIERAVEYAKERTVWKSPIGAHQGISHPLAQVKVELELAKLMMQKAATLYDAGDEMGAAEAANMAKYAAAEASIKALDQAIQTHGGAGLTKEYGLAAMLAAARIGRIAPVSREMILNFVAQHSLGLPKSY from the coding sequence ATGAGCTTCATCGAAACCGAAGAGCAGAAGGCGCTGCGGGCGGCGGTCGCCGCGCTCGCGTCGAAGTACAACTACCGCGACTACGTGCTCCCGAAGGCGCGCAAGAACGAGCCGCTCACCGAATTGTGGGACGAGGCAGGCAAACTCGGCTTCCTCGGGGTGAATTTGCCGGAGGAGTACGGCGGCGGTGGCGCGGGCATGTACGAGCTGTCGCTGGTGATGGAGGAGCTCGCCGCCCAGGGCGCGGGTCTGCTGCTGATGGTGGTGTCACCGGCCATCTGCGGCACCATTATCAGCAAGTTCGGCACCGACGCGCAGAAGCAGGAATGGCTGACCAAGCTCGCCGACGGCAGCGGCAAGATGGTCTTCGGCATCACCGAACCGGATGCCGGGTCGAACTCGCACCAGATCACCACCACCGCGCGCCGCGACGGCGAGGACTGGATCCTCAACGGCCGCAAGATCTTCATCTCCGGTGTGGACCAGGCCGAGGCGGTGCTCATCGTGTCGCGCACCGAGGACCACAAGACCGGCAAGCTCAAGCCCGCGCTGTTCATCGTGCCTACCGATGCCGAAGGCTTCCAGAAGACGCCGCAGGAAATGGACATCATCGAGCCGGACCACCAGTTCACGCTGTTCCTCGATGACGTGCGGCTGCCCGCGACCGCTCTGGTCGGCAGGGAGGACGCGGCGCTGATGCAGCTGTTCTCCGGCCTCAACCCGGAGCGCATCATGGGTGCTGCGATGGCCGTGGGCATGGGCCGCTACGCCATCGAGCGGGCGGTCGAATACGCCAAGGAACGCACGGTGTGGAAGTCGCCGATCGGTGCGCACCAAGGCATTTCGCATCCGCTGGCCCAGGTGAAGGTCGAGCTGGAGCTGGCCAAGCTGATGATGCAGAAGGCCGCGACGCTCTACGACGCGGGCGACGAGATGGGCGCGGCCGAGGCCGCGAACATGGCGAAATACGCTGCGGCAGAGGCGAGTATCAAGGCGCTCGACCAGGCCATCCAGACCCATGGTGGTGCGGGACTGACCAAGGAGTACGGCCTCGCCGCCATGCTCGCCGCAGCGCGGATCGGCCGTATCGCGCCGGTCAGTCGCGAAATGATCCTGAACTTCGTCGCCCAGCACTCCCTGGGCCTGCCGAAGTCCTACTGA
- a CDS encoding acetyl/propionyl/methylcrotonyl-CoA carboxylase subunit alpha: protein MQITNVLVANRGEIARRVFATCRSMGIGTVAVYSDADAAAPHVAEADAAVRLPGNTPAETYLRSELIIEAALATGADAIHPGYGFLSENAEFARTVLAAGLVWIGPPVEAIEQMGSKVAAKKMMDVAGVPVLAELDPAEVTEQHLPVLIKASAGGGGRGMRVVRALAELEPQIAAARREAESAFGDPTVFCERYLETGRHIEVQVMADTQGTIWAVGERECSIQRRHQKVIEEAPSPLVERTEGMRERLFEAARLAAGAIGYTGAGTVEFLADEAGEFFFLEMNTRLQVEHPVTECTTGLDLVRSQLEVAAGGELAASAPAMRGYSIEVRLYAEDPAHDWQPQSGTVHRIDIPSVTTEFGVLDRPGVRLDTGVVDGSVVGVHYDPMLAKVISYADTRAEAARLLATALHRAKIHGLVTNRDLLVRVLRHQAFLAGDTDTAFFTTHGLEALSAPLASEADEALSIVAAALADAAANRRSARVGGGFPAGWRNLPSQSQRKSYESRTTGIHDIGYLCTRDGVTVDGHDGLELVEATPDRVVLAVPGERGLVRRQFAVARYGDLVCIDSPLGPVSVRRLPRFSDPADQVATGSLLAPMPGSVIRLGAEVGSLVEQGQPILWLEAMKMEHTISAPAAGVLSALNVAVGQQVDVGAVLAVVDPVDEDNQEAR from the coding sequence ATGCAGATCACGAATGTCTTGGTTGCCAACCGCGGCGAGATCGCGCGGCGCGTGTTCGCCACCTGCCGCAGCATGGGTATCGGCACGGTCGCGGTCTACTCCGACGCGGATGCCGCCGCACCGCATGTCGCCGAGGCCGACGCCGCGGTGCGGCTGCCGGGTAACACCCCCGCGGAAACCTATCTGCGCAGTGAGCTCATCATCGAGGCCGCGTTGGCCACCGGCGCGGACGCCATCCACCCCGGCTACGGATTCCTCTCCGAGAACGCCGAATTCGCGCGTACCGTGCTGGCCGCCGGGCTCGTCTGGATCGGGCCGCCCGTCGAAGCCATCGAACAGATGGGTTCGAAGGTCGCCGCCAAGAAGATGATGGATGTCGCAGGCGTGCCCGTGCTCGCCGAACTCGATCCCGCCGAGGTCACCGAGCAGCACCTGCCGGTGCTCATCAAGGCGTCCGCGGGTGGCGGCGGTCGCGGGATGCGCGTGGTGCGCGCCCTCGCCGAGCTGGAGCCGCAGATCGCTGCGGCGCGCCGCGAAGCCGAGTCCGCGTTCGGTGATCCCACCGTGTTCTGTGAGCGGTATCTCGAAACGGGCAGGCACATCGAAGTGCAGGTCATGGCGGACACCCAGGGCACCATCTGGGCGGTCGGTGAGCGCGAATGCTCCATTCAGCGTCGCCATCAGAAGGTGATCGAGGAGGCTCCCTCCCCGTTGGTCGAACGGACCGAGGGAATGCGGGAGCGGCTGTTCGAGGCGGCCCGTCTTGCCGCGGGCGCGATCGGATACACCGGTGCGGGCACCGTGGAGTTCCTGGCCGACGAGGCGGGCGAGTTCTTCTTCCTGGAGATGAATACCCGGCTGCAGGTGGAACATCCGGTCACCGAATGCACCACCGGACTGGATCTCGTGCGATCGCAGCTGGAGGTCGCGGCGGGCGGTGAGCTCGCCGCGTCGGCTCCCGCGATGCGCGGATACTCGATCGAGGTCCGGCTGTACGCCGAGGATCCCGCACACGACTGGCAGCCGCAGAGTGGCACTGTGCACCGCATCGACATCCCTTCGGTGACAACCGAATTCGGTGTTCTCGATCGACCGGGTGTGCGCCTGGACACCGGTGTCGTCGACGGCTCGGTCGTCGGTGTGCACTACGACCCGATGCTGGCCAAGGTCATCTCCTACGCCGACACTCGCGCCGAGGCCGCGCGGCTGCTGGCTACGGCATTGCACCGCGCGAAGATTCACGGTCTGGTGACCAACCGCGATCTGCTGGTGCGCGTGCTGCGGCACCAGGCTTTCCTCGCCGGTGACACCGATACCGCGTTCTTCACCACCCATGGACTGGAGGCGCTCTCCGCGCCCTTGGCGTCCGAGGCCGACGAAGCGCTGTCGATCGTCGCGGCCGCGCTGGCTGATGCGGCAGCCAATCGTCGCTCCGCACGGGTCGGCGGCGGTTTTCCCGCGGGCTGGCGCAACCTGCCCTCGCAATCGCAGCGCAAGTCCTACGAGAGCCGGACCACCGGCATCCACGACATCGGCTACCTCTGCACCCGCGACGGCGTGACGGTGGACGGTCACGACGGTCTCGAACTGGTCGAGGCAACACCGGATCGGGTCGTGCTGGCGGTGCCCGGCGAACGTGGCCTCGTGCGTAGGCAATTCGCGGTCGCGCGCTACGGCGACCTGGTGTGCATCGATTCGCCGTTGGGCCCGGTGAGCGTGCGCAGGCTGCCGCGTTTCAGCGACCCGGCAGACCAGGTGGCCACCGGTTCGCTGCTCGCGCCGATGCCGGGCAGCGTGATTCGGCTCGGTGCGGAGGTCGGCAGCCTGGTGGAACAGGGCCAGCCGATCCTGTGGCTGGAGGCGATGAAGATGGAGCACACCATCTCCGCCCCGGCCGCCGGGGTGCTCAGCGCCCTGAACGTCGCGGTCGGCCAGCAGGTCGATGTGGGCGCCGTGCTCGCCGTCGTGGATCCAGTCGACGAAGACAACCAGGAGGCCCGATGA